The stretch of DNA TTGGTTTTATCTGTCTCAGGGTCAATGCCGCTCAGGAGAAATCGAATATTTCGTCCATCAACCAAAAAGTCTCCCCGGCCAATTGGCAGGTCACTTTTAACATCACCTACCCAGTTTTTTCCGTCCCATGCAAAATAGCTGGCATGTTTAGGGCCGCCAATTTGCCATCCTATATCCTCGCCAATATAGGCATTAATGTGCGGCGTTCCGCTGGCATCAACTTTAGTCATGCCATTAAACGTCCACAGATCTCCTGTATCCACAGCGAGTGCTTTTTGGTCAGCGGCTTCTTTTGTAATGGGGAGCGCTAATTCCTCACCTGTGACAGTCGTCCAAACATTATTTTCCGTGTCAAACTTTGCAAAATAGAGGTTTTTGCGTTCCGTTGAGTGCCCAACGCGATTATTGCGCGGCGCGTCTCTATCCCAGCAATAGTGATAATCAAACCCTATGACAATTTCGTCGCCCGCACCCTTAGAGACAGAGGCATACCAGCTATCATGCCCAATATCATCAATTCGGCGTTTCGTTTTTAAAAATGAGACAGGCTCCTCAAAAGTAAGTCCATTATCGACTGACTTTTGATAGACCCAATCACTGCGATGCGCGCCGTGGCGATAAAATAGATAGATATCACCATTGTCCATTTTTACAGCCTGATTGTAAGTGCCAAAGGGCGGCAGGTTATTCAAATCCCTCCAGCTCGTGATATCAAATGGTTTTTGCGAAACTGCGTGACGGTTTTCACCAGAATGTTTGTCCCCTAACGGGTTTTCACCATGCAGCGCTTTATCGCCGCCATGCCCGCCGTAAAATATATGAATATACCCCTCATCATCAATAATCATCGTGGGCTTGCCATGACTGTCGATCTTCTTTGTCGGGTCTTTGCCCAGGATGCTGGTTCCGGCTTGAAAGGGGCCGGCCCATCTTTGGGCTTTATGGTTATAGGCGGCAACATAAGGGTCTTCATTAGGGCCTTGATAGGACACATAGGTAACACCGTTGATATGTTCCCCGGCCGGGTGCTGAACAACTGCAACACCCTCTCCAAACCCATTTTCTGCAAAATACGGTGTGGTTGTTTCACGCAAAGACTCATCAACTGAACATGCTGTTAATACTAAAAGCGTACTCGCTAGAATTATTTTAGATTTATTTATCATGACTTATTTCCTTTCGCATTCACTCTGACGGCCACCATTCTTCGATTTCCGTGCGCAACGCATTTATTATGTTTTGATGCTCAGCTAACCCAGCTAAATTACTCAACTCCATTGGATCATCGGCGAGGTTATAAAGCTCGGCTTTGCCGTCATCATAAATATTGAGAATTATTTTCCAGTCGCCCTTTCTGGCCCATTTATGTGTGACGTTCACGTTCGGATTATCCAGATCAACAGAGGTGTGATAATAAATTTCGCCAAAGACTGTCCGCTCTTCAAGTGACAGTGTTTGCCGCATAAAAGGCAGCAGATTTACGCCGTCGAGATCCTCTTTTTGCGGCAGCCCGGCCATTGCAAGTGTTGTCGGAAATAAGTCAATTGAACTGACCAAATTATCATATTGCCCGACTGGAATTTGCTCTGGCCATTTCACGAAAATAGGCGTTCTAACGCCCCCTTCATATGGTGAGCTTTTACTGCGCGGATCAAAACGCAAAACTCTATTTTGAAGGTCCCTAAAGCTCTCCCCGTCGCGATTAGGCAGCCAGCCATTGTCAACGATAAACATGATTACGGTGTTCTCGGCTTTGCCATTCTTTTCGAGCAGTGCCATTAACTCTCCGACAGTGTCATCAAGCCACGAAATATTAGCATAGTAACCGATAGTCCGTTTGCCTAAGCCTTTGCCTTGAAAAAGCTCCTTGTAGCTCTCCACGGCATCAAAAGGGGCATGCGGAAGATAAGGCGCAAACCATAAGAAAAAAGGATCATCACCCACATCACCTAAAAACTGGTCAATAGGCTCCATCGTTTTGCGGCCAATCCGCAACCCTTTACCACCCGCTCTTCGGCCCTCGGTCATACCGTCTGTAAAGCCGCCATTTGTATAGATACCTTCCCAAAACTTTCCTGTCTGCAAACTTTGATAGCCTGCTGATTTGAGCGCTTGGGGTAGCGGAACTTGCATTTCTAAAAACCGAAACGTCGCTTCATATGGGACACCATCCGGCGCATCATTAAAGCAAATGCCGTGATCAAAAGCATATTTCCCCGTAATCAATGTCGCCAGTGATGCCCGGCACAAACTCGTAGGGACATAGCCATTTGGAAAAAGAGCCGACTCTGAAGCGAGCTTGTCAAGATGCGGGGTCTTTACAAGATCATGACCCATAAATCCAAAGTCAGAATAAGCTTGGTCATCCGCAATAATCCAAACAATATTTGGGGGAGTTTCCGATATCGCGGCGGTATCAACAGTCGGGCTATCAGTCGATACGCTGCAAGCGGTCAAGATTATGCAAAAACCCAGAACCAATAAAACGCGCCCATAAATATAGCTCCTCATTAGTTTTCCCCTCTACTATGCTCAATCATCTCTCCGTCCGTGTTGAGATGAAATATATGTTGGCCAGGTCCTATTTCGTAACCAGAATTCTCAGTGCCCGTCAGCGTCACAGTGGCAGTTGTATTCAGCGGCACTTCGGCCTCCCAGATTATGCCGTCATTCTGACGCTTCCATGCGCTATGAATTGTCCCATAACCCGTCTCAAGCGAGACTGTGGCTTCGCCAAGTTCATCTGGAAAAACAGGACTCAGATAAAAATTCTTATACCCCGGCTTTTCTGGGTTTGGCGTAATACCGCCCAGACCGCTGTAAAACCAAGCGTCATAACCACTGTGAAATGGATGGCTAAGCGATTTTCCCGGCGCTACGCCCACCGGGAATTTGGTAGGGTCTTCCCATATTGACGTTCCGCTGAGCTCATCAAACAAATAAGTGAAACTTCCGGGGCCTTGGGCTTGAAATATGCCGAAAGCTTTATCCGCATGACCATAATCGCTTAATGCCGGGTAAAGCCATGACTGCCCTAAGGCCCCGACAGAGGACCGACCACCCCAGTTATCTGTCACATCATTTGCGATAGCTAACGACACGTCTTTTGATTTTTCCGGCGGCGCTATTCCGAATTGCAGCGCCATAGCATTTGCTGTCTGGCTCCCATAGCCAAGCGTATCATTCTTATAAAAAGCCGTGTGGAATGCCGCGCGCATTGCATCATGTCTTGACCTGAATTGGCGGGCATCCTCGGGTTTATTCAGCAGGTCCGCCATATCTGACATTTGGTCAAAGACTCGCACAATCAAGGCTGTGGCGGTCAACTTACCCGCAGTACTGTAGGACATACAGCGGCCAAGGGGTCGGGCCATACCAACTTCAGGCAAGGTATCACACCAATCACCATAGAAGTGGCTGGTATTCGTAATCAGATCACCATCCGCTATACTCTCAACATAAGCCACATATTCAAATAAACTCTCATATTGTATCTCAATAACGGAAATGTCTCCGCTGTGCAGATAGTGTTCCCACGTCAAAAAGACTTCTGCCGCTGCCCAATCCACCATGCCGGACCGTGTCCTGCGCCCTGGAACAATCGTAGGCGCAATCTGATCTGTGGTTCGGAAGTCTCCAAGAAATTTATCAAGAAAAGGCGTTACTGCAAAATTATAGCTCGCCATGCCAACGACGGCATGGGCATCACCGGTCCAGCCATTGCGTTCCCGTATCGGACAATCAGACAGGACGGACACCATATTGCTTTCAAATGTCCATAAAGCTGTTTGATGCGCTCGGTTAAGCAAGGGATCAGATGAGACGAATTCGCCAATGGGTTTTATATCAGTACGGGTTAGATGAGCCGTGAAAGCATCAATCGGAGGGGGATTATCAATCCCGCTCACTTCCATATAGCGAAAGCCATGCCAGGTGAATGTCGGGGACCATGGCTCTGCGTCCTTTCCATCAGACACATAAGCATCGACTTGTTTCGTTCGCGGAGCGGCGCCGCCTGACTTCATGCTGACAAGTCCGTTTTCGTCTGCCCATTCCGCATATCGGAATATGACTGTTTGGCCTTCTTTTAATTTAAGTTTAGAAACATCAATTGTCGGCAGCCCGGTAAAGTTTTGACTAAAATCAATGGTCCAAACGCCTTCTTTCGGGTTTAGAAGCGCTTTCGGTTTCACCGCTCTGACGCGGCGCACTGGCGGCATTTCAGCAGCCACTAATTCCGCGGTTGGAGCGCTATCCAACAGTTTGGCTTTGCGCCACCCCTTTTCATTCTGCACATCTGTATTGGCCCAACCCGTAATCTGTCTCCGCGCGTCAAAGACTTCACCCGAATAAACCCCGTTCTTTAAAACTGGCGAGGGGCGCGAGTCCCATCTTCCGTCGCTGACGACAGTCTGATGCGAACCATCCATGTAGTGAATTTCAAGCTGGGAAATTGCGGCAGGCTCGCCATAGAAAAGTTTTTTCAAACCAAAGGCGGTACGCTCACTATAAAAGCCATTGCCAAGATGTATGCCCAAAACATTTTTACCCACTGATAGTAATTCAGTCAGGTCGTCCACATCATAATAAATGCGCTTGTCGAAATCCGTTTGCGCCGGATTTAAAATCCGGTCGCCTATCTTCTCTCCGTTTAGATAAAATTCGGAATAACCAGCGGATGTTGAATAAAGGCGGGCCGATTTTATCGGCTTTTCCACTGTGAATTCTTTTCGAAAATAGGTTGCAGGCCGGACATCCCGAAGGCGTTTTACAGTATCTGCGACTTTCTCAACGTCGTTAAATTGAGGATCAGCTGCCGTTGCTTTTAGCCAAGTTTCAAGCCCCGGTGTCGAGGGGGCAGGAGGAAAGATTGGGCTCGTAATCCACGAGGCTTTCCAATCTGATTGATTTAACAATCCCATTTGCCAAAATCCGGTTTCGCTCCAATCGCCAGGGCGCGCCTCCCCCTCTTGCCAAACTCTCACTCGCCAGAAAGCATTCTGGGCTGACTTAAGTATCTTTCCGCCATAGGGCACAGCGACGGAACGCCCGTCAACAGTGCGGCCGCTCTTCCAAAGATCAGCGCTATCATTGAGCAATTTTTTAGCAGATGACGCGACTTCAATTTCGTAAGCAATTTGACGGTCCACAGCGCTGCGCCAAGAAAGACGCGGGATATCCCGGCCAACACCTAAAGGGCGGTGGGCACCTTCAACAAGAAGTCGGTGCGGCGCGGATCTCTCAACATCCGGGTTCGAATAAAGGTCGGAGTCACGTCCTTGCGTACAGGCCATAAGGCATACAAGCATTAGAAAAACAGCAATTCCTCGGAACACTATTCGATCTCCCCTAAACCTTTTTAAGCATTATGCCCCCTTAATAACTCATATACAATCATTTTTAATCAAATTCAATCAGCTGACTGGTCCCACAAACCTGTTATTTGCACTGCGCAAAAATTTCAAAACTGGCCGTAGTTCGACAGATTTATAAATCTCGCATGGAGGCATTTTAAATGATAACCTTCGTAACTAAAGTGTGAGGCGAGGCACAGTTTTGGCGTGATAACTCATGCTTTAGCAAAGCATTATAATTTTAAATGTGCGAGGATCGATTTATGATCAGTTGGGGTATGATTGGGTGCGGCGATGTCACCGAAGTAAAAAGCGGTCCCGCATTTAACATAACCGGAGTGTCGAGGCTATATGGCGTCGTTTCTAGGACAGAGTCATCTGCTATAGATTACGCGAAACGGCACAAAGTGTCATGCGTCTTTGAGTCTGTCTCGGAATTGATAGCCTCTCCTGACATTGACGCGGTCTATATTGCTACTCCGCCATCTTCACATCCTGAAATAGCACTTGAAGTGGCACGTGCAAAAAAACCGTGCTGTATCGAAAAGCCAATCGCTAACAGTTATTCCGAAGCTGTAAAAATTCACGAAGCCTTCCAAGCAGCCGGCACTCCTCTTTTTGTGGCCTATTACAGACGCTCACTACCGCGGTTTCTGGCTATTCAATCATGGTTATCAGAGGGAAGAATAGGCAAAGTACGTCACATTCACTGGGGCTTGATGCAACAACCAAAAGCTGAAGATATTGACCAAGACTATGCTTGGCGGAAAGACCCCATTCATGCTCCCGGCGGATATTTTGATGATCTAGCCTGTCATGGGCTAGATATTTTCGATTTTTTCTTTGGAGAGATTACGCTGGCTCATGGAACGTCGGTTAATCAACAAGGCATTTATGATGTACCGGATTCTGTTTGCGCAAGTTGGCGGCACAAGAGTGATATTACGGGAACTGGGTTTTGGAATTTCTCCGCCTATACAACTTCTGATCAAGTTGTCATAATAGGGGATCAGGGAAAAATCGTCTTTTCAATCTTTGATGACACAAGCCCACGATGCGAAACTATGAGCGAAATTTTATCTGTTGATATAGACCACCCTAAACATGTGCAGAAATATCATGTGGAGAGCATGATTGATCATTTGTCTGGCCGTTCGAGCTATAGCTCTACAGGGGAGAGCGCTACGCGAACCGCTTGGGTGTGTGAGCAAATTCTAAGTTAGGGCGTCTTTCAAGTCGACTTACCCCAAGCCCCCTTTACGAAGTCTTTCAATTCCTTTGACCATTCTCAATTGAGTTTGCGAAGAATTCCCCGGCCAAATTGTACAAAGACCGGCATCTATATATCGGATGAACTGCTCCAAATATTGATATCGCCTTCTAGCTTAAGCTCATCGATTTGCTTTAATTCCTCAGGCGTGAATGAAAGGTTGTTCAAGTTCTTTAATGAACCCGCCAATTGATCGACCGTCCGCGCGCCAATAAGTGCCGTCGTAATGCGAGGGTCTCTCAGTGGCCGTCTAGTGGTGGACCTTGATGCTGATGGCTTAAATGTCGCTAAAGCGGGTGTCATGGCCGGACATTTAAGGCAATGGCCTCACATAAAGGGGCGCGCTCAATCACCTAAGCCGAATTGGTGCGCCAAAGGCCAAAATTAAAACGGTGAGTTTGCGAGAAACACTGTGAGAATGATCGCGGGTACGCCGAAGAATAAACCTCTGCCAATCCATGTCTCGCTCGGCGTGACTTGCATAGCTCTGTGAGCGCTTTCTCTCAGCTCAGCGCGCTCATAGTTAGAGACGCCTTTAATATCTGGGGCTGTCTCGCCTTGGGCCAGAGCCTTTACTCTGCGCCGTTCTGAGATTTCATAGATATGGGCGTCCACGTAAGCATCAGTCCTATCCAGGCAATGAAGGCTCCTATTGCGAGAATATAAGGCGGGATCGATAGCATGGGTTTAGTTTAGCTATTTAGCAGGCATATTCCATAATAATTATAGAGTTGCGACTTAGGGCGTCCCCTCCGCTAGCGCTTCGGGCCGGGCTCTTGTGAACCAAGCCCGCTTTGCGGTCTTGGCCATTCGGCGGCCATCCCTGACGCGCGCCGCTGTCGCGGGTTTATTTCAGGCGTCCGGCTTCGCACGGACAATTCCGCATCCCGCCACACGCTTTCCCAGTGACTTTCGAAGAAAGCCACAAGGCCGATCACGCGCCGCTCATCCCGACCTACAGCCGGGGCTGACTCGGCCCGCGCTCTAAGCGGCGACGGGCTGCGGGCCTGCGCAGCCTTTGAGCCTTCGCCCAAGGGCCGCTTGGCGCCTGCATACGCTCGCGCTTCCCACTGGCGAGAGCCAGAGGGGGCGCTCGCTAATGTGTTTGGAGAATATAATGGGAGAAATAGGTAAGATGGTCTAAAAAGGTGCATTTAAATTATCCCAGCTTAGGTAGTTTTACTCCCTCTGGGGCTTGTCTATAGACTAGATTTGACCAGCCACGTAAATCTTTCGCTTCAGACTCAAGAAATGACTCATCGAATCGTATTTCCAATAATTCAGATTCTAACCACGCCGCGAAAACCTTCTCTCTTTTGGGAACCATGAACCCGCAATCGAAAGCTCCCAACGGCTCGTTAAGAAATGGGTTATGAAGTTTGAGTCCTTCTGGATCATGCTCTTTTAAAAACCGATAACATGAAATTGAATCTGCAATAGCGACATCCGCTCTCTTCTGTAAGACCGCCCCCATAGTATCTGTTATATCATGAGACTTACTTACTAGCGCTTCAACAGACTTATATTTTGTCGGATAATTATCTCGAAGATACTCCCACCCAATTTCGCCTTCTGTTACTGCAACTCTTACGTCATTGTCGCGAAGGTTTGCGGAAGTCGCAACTTTGGAATTCTCAATTAAACTCACCGCTCCTAAACCTATTTTATGAGAGACAGCAACCACACGCCCGTATGTTTTTCTACTATCAGTAGGAAATATTGGACCCGGTGTCCTACCCAAATCGAAAGCGCTGTAAACTTGCCATCTAAAAGGTTTGTGAACTTTTTTAGGGCGTTTAATTGGTTTAGTTATCTCAAACGTGCCTAGTCAACAATATTAACTCTGTTTGTCATCATGCATTGTGTCCCTTTAAATAACTTTAGGGCAATCAGTTTCTATTGCTTCAATCATGCGCGCCATAAGCTGATAGGCTTACATCTTAGAGCATTGGCGCTGGTAATATCTGTCGATACTGTAGCACTCGTCATAAAATAGTGCCCGCTTAATTTCTCAAATGAGTGGCAAGATGACATAGCTAAACACTTTATAACGTCTCTTTACATTTAAGATTAAAAAAGTGTTTTTGACTGATGGCTTAATAAAAAGTGATTTTTTTCTAAACTTTTTTGTTTTGTTCCTGATTAGGGAAGTGAGAGTAATTTTATCACGAGTTTATCATGGTTGCAGTATTTACAGGTCTGGGCGCTGGGTTTGAGCGGAGTTCTGCCGCGCAGATAGGCACGGCGGGCCTCTTGGGCGGCGGCGTGCAGGGGCGCGGCGGCGACGTTATTTCTGTAAATGCCGCGACAGGCAACCTATTGATTAACCGCCAAGACGACTTTTTAGTTGGTAAGGGTCGCGATGTTGGCATCAGCCGAACCTATAACTCTCTAGGCGCGCTGGATGAAAACGGCGATCATTGGCGTCAGAGTACAGATCGCCGGGTCCGCAGCCATTCAGGGTCGATTAATGCGGCGGGTAGCACAATCAACCGCATTTCTGCGGATGGTTCTGAGGTGACCTATACTTACAAGACCATATCTGGCGTTGCGGCTTATTGGGCGACGGACGGGGCGGGGGCGCATGATAAAATCACCTATGCATCATCAAAATGGACATGGACAGACGGCAATAGCGGCGCGCGTGAGGTTTATTTTGGCACGGGGACTTATATCCGTGAGGCCTATGACCGTGACAATAACAAGGTCACATTCACATATTCTGGTTCAAAGTTGTCAAAAGTAACAACGGCGGATGGCGGCTATCTTAAATATACGTGGTCTGGAAATAACATCACCTCGATTGAGACCTATGCTAATGGCGGGTCCGTCAAAACGCATACGCGCACGCGTTATGCGTATGATAGCTCTAACCGGCTGATTAAGGTTACAACGGACCTTACGCCTGAGAATAGCTCTGTCTCTGATGGCAAGATTTACGCGACCAATTATAGCTATCATGGGTCGACTAAGCGTATCGCGAGCGTTACGCAAACGGATGGTTCGCGCGTTGATTTTGCCTATGATAGTTCAGGGCGTATTACGCACATCACGCAAAAGCCAGGGAATGGCGAGCCGGATCGGCAGACGCGGCTGACATATGCGAGCAATAATGCTTATACAAATATTTACGATCCCTCGGGCACGCGCGCGATTTTGTACCATGACGCGAATGAACAGCTAACGCGTTCGCGCATTTATGCCCCTGCCAATGGCATTGATCACTCTAATTACTTTACATATGACAGTTCAGGTAATGTGACGTCAGTTAAGGACGCGCAGGGCAAAACCACAACTTACCAATATGATGCACGGGGTAATGTCACCAAGGTTATTGACCAAGCCGGACGTCATACAAATAACATCTATGATGCGAACAACAATCTGACGCGGGTGCAATCAGAACGTTCTGACGCAACCGCGTCAAATGTTTGGGGTTATGACCGCTTCGTTTATGACGGGGAGGGGCATCTTCGCTATAGCATCAGCGCGCAGGGCTCTGTCACGGAATACCGCTATGACTCGGCGGGTAATCTCACTTACGAGATTCAATATCCAGAGAACGGCTATAGTACAAGTTCGGCGATACCGACATTGTCGCAAATGGATGCGTGGCGGAACGGGCGCGACCGTAATGAGTTGCAATTAACGCGTCACCTCTACGATGCCAAAGGCAATCGCACGCGCACAATTAATTATGGTGATACGAATGCTAGCGGCGGGGCAACAACGGCGGAAGGTTATGCGGACTTACGCTATACTTATGATAGCGGCGGGCGTCTTTTAACGAGCAAGTCAACACACGATATTGGGTCTATCTATACCTATGATGGCCTTGGCCGCATGGTAACGTCGCGCGACGTTAACGGCGGCACGACCAGCATTGTGTTTAATGATGCGGCGACCAAGACGATTGTGACGACGGCTGGCGGGGCTGTCACGACCTCGACATATAACAAAGCTGGCAACCTTATTAGCACGACCAGTAGCGGTTCTTTTGATGT from Fretibacter rubidus encodes:
- a CDS encoding sulfatase, with the protein product MRSYIYGRVLLVLGFCIILTACSVSTDSPTVDTAAISETPPNIVWIIADDQAYSDFGFMGHDLVKTPHLDKLASESALFPNGYVPTSLCRASLATLITGKYAFDHGICFNDAPDGVPYEATFRFLEMQVPLPQALKSAGYQSLQTGKFWEGIYTNGGFTDGMTEGRRAGGKGLRIGRKTMEPIDQFLGDVGDDPFFLWFAPYLPHAPFDAVESYKELFQGKGLGKRTIGYYANISWLDDTVGELMALLEKNGKAENTVIMFIVDNGWLPNRDGESFRDLQNRVLRFDPRSKSSPYEGGVRTPIFVKWPEQIPVGQYDNLVSSIDLFPTTLAMAGLPQKEDLDGVNLLPFMRQTLSLEERTVFGEIYYHTSVDLDNPNVNVTHKWARKGDWKIILNIYDDGKAELYNLADDPMELSNLAGLAEHQNIINALRTEIEEWWPSE
- a CDS encoding BNR-4 repeat-containing protein; the encoded protein is MINKSKIILASTLLVLTACSVDESLRETTTPYFAENGFGEGVAVVQHPAGEHINGVTYVSYQGPNEDPYVAAYNHKAQRWAGPFQAGTSILGKDPTKKIDSHGKPTMIIDDEGYIHIFYGGHGGDKALHGENPLGDKHSGENRHAVSQKPFDITSWRDLNNLPPFGTYNQAVKMDNGDIYLFYRHGAHRSDWVYQKSVDNGLTFEEPVSFLKTKRRIDDIGHDSWYASVSKGAGDEIVIGFDYHYCWDRDAPRNNRVGHSTERKNLYFAKFDTENNVWTTVTGEELALPITKEAADQKALAVDTGDLWTFNGMTKVDASGTPHINAYIGEDIGWQIGGPKHASYFAWDGKNWVGDVKSDLPIGRGDFLVDGRNIRFLLSGIDPETDKTKVRWWNSQDSGLSFTPSDVLLEFGDFEGEPSPSMAARPKSLSNLDSPGSAASAFIRNAHPDARIIIAEKPEKSEWRRMYLVGDQGPVNRSQKEQ
- a CDS encoding substrate-binding periplasmic protein gives rise to the protein MVAVSHKIGLGAVSLIENSKVATSANLRDNDVRVAVTEGEIGWEYLRDNYPTKYKSVEALVSKSHDITDTMGAVLQKRADVAIADSISCYRFLKEHDPEGLKLHNPFLNEPLGAFDCGFMVPKREKVFAAWLESELLEIRFDESFLESEAKDLRGWSNLVYRQAPEGVKLPKLG
- a CDS encoding family 78 glycoside hydrolase catalytic domain: MDRQIAYEIEVASSAKKLLNDSADLWKSGRTVDGRSVAVPYGGKILKSAQNAFWRVRVWQEGEARPGDWSETGFWQMGLLNQSDWKASWITSPIFPPAPSTPGLETWLKATAADPQFNDVEKVADTVKRLRDVRPATYFRKEFTVEKPIKSARLYSTSAGYSEFYLNGEKIGDRILNPAQTDFDKRIYYDVDDLTELLSVGKNVLGIHLGNGFYSERTAFGLKKLFYGEPAAISQLEIHYMDGSHQTVVSDGRWDSRPSPVLKNGVYSGEVFDARRQITGWANTDVQNEKGWRKAKLLDSAPTAELVAAEMPPVRRVRAVKPKALLNPKEGVWTIDFSQNFTGLPTIDVSKLKLKEGQTVIFRYAEWADENGLVSMKSGGAAPRTKQVDAYVSDGKDAEPWSPTFTWHGFRYMEVSGIDNPPPIDAFTAHLTRTDIKPIGEFVSSDPLLNRAHQTALWTFESNMVSVLSDCPIRERNGWTGDAHAVVGMASYNFAVTPFLDKFLGDFRTTDQIAPTIVPGRRTRSGMVDWAAAEVFLTWEHYLHSGDISVIEIQYESLFEYVAYVESIADGDLITNTSHFYGDWCDTLPEVGMARPLGRCMSYSTAGKLTATALIVRVFDQMSDMADLLNKPEDARQFRSRHDAMRAAFHTAFYKNDTLGYGSQTANAMALQFGIAPPEKSKDVSLAIANDVTDNWGGRSSVGALGQSWLYPALSDYGHADKAFGIFQAQGPGSFTYLFDELSGTSIWEDPTKFPVGVAPGKSLSHPFHSGYDAWFYSGLGGITPNPEKPGYKNFYLSPVFPDELGEATVSLETGYGTIHSAWKRQNDGIIWEAEVPLNTTATVTLTGTENSGYEIGPGQHIFHLNTDGEMIEHSRGEN
- a CDS encoding Gfo/Idh/MocA family protein, with product MISWGMIGCGDVTEVKSGPAFNITGVSRLYGVVSRTESSAIDYAKRHKVSCVFESVSELIASPDIDAVYIATPPSSHPEIALEVARAKKPCCIEKPIANSYSEAVKIHEAFQAAGTPLFVAYYRRSLPRFLAIQSWLSEGRIGKVRHIHWGLMQQPKAEDIDQDYAWRKDPIHAPGGYFDDLACHGLDIFDFFFGEITLAHGTSVNQQGIYDVPDSVCASWRHKSDITGTGFWNFSAYTTSDQVVIIGDQGKIVFSIFDDTSPRCETMSEILSVDIDHPKHVQKYHVESMIDHLSGRSSYSSTGESATRTAWVCEQILS